CAATAAACTTAGCACGAAGAGGATCCCCCGGAAGAAGAATTTTATCAGCAATTTCACCCTGCTTAGCAGCAATATGGATAGACATAGTTAAGATATAAAGGGCGACAGAGAACAAAGTAAAAATAGGAAACTGACGAAGCATCGCAGATGCTAGACAGTTTATCTTTTTTACACAGTTCTCCGCCCGTATTCAGTTCAGCAAATACGGTTTACCCATCCTTTCTTTTATTGTTATGAAAAGTTTTCCGCTCGTGTTCAAATCAGAACATACGCTCTACCTTTCTTTTTTTTATTTTTATATTTCATAGCTAGGAAAAATCGTATTCAATCATGACTCCGATAAGCCTACTACATTTTTATTTCAAACAGTTATTGATAAACTGACAATAGTTTTTAATCTTTTAAGATAAATCCTTGATTAGAAGAAACGGGTATTTCCTACCTAATTACTTTATTCTTTGACATCTTACACAGTATGCTAGCCCAAGGAAAGCGATCTAACACTTTTGCAAAACCATAAGCTAGGAAAGCAGTTACTAAGAGATACGGAAGAGAATCTAAACCTAGCCCAGTGAAACCTATAAGTAATCCGGTTGCAGAAATGGGCGCCCTCAAGGTCACAGATAAAAAGCAAACCGATCCCAAAAGCAAAATACTTGGCTGACTGTCCAAGCCTAGAATCATGCCCAAGAGAGCAGCTCCAGCCATCCCCAAGGCAAAAGATGGCGTAAGAGTACCACCATAGGCCCCTGCCCAAAGGATAATAAGAACGACCACTGCTTTTAGGAAAAACATGAGAAGCACTGTTTGACCACTGCTACCATTTAAAATTTCCTGAGCCATCATGCGTCCATTGCCAAGTAGATGCGGAAAGGAACTTGCCAGACCAACAAGAAAAAGAAAAGCTGAGGGCAATGTGAGAAGTATTCGTTTATCTTTTATCCTGTTTGAAGACACTTCTTTACTTGAACGACCAAAAAGCCAAGCTAGGGGGGTTAAGAAAAGAAGTAATAAAGGGACAATCCACACTTCCTTTAATGACCATGCAATAGCTGGAATCTGGTAGAGAGCATGATCTGAAATAACCAATCCTGCTGTATAGGTTGACACATAGGTAGTCAAACCGACTAAGACAAATCGCTTGATAGATAGAGTAATTCCTAGAGTCTCAAAAACGAAGAAAACACTTGTTAATGGAACCTGATAGACAGCCGCTAAACCAGCACCAGCACCACAAGCAAGGAGAAAGATGCGATCCTTCATAGACAGTATACATATTTTTCCAATTGGCCCGGCAAATAGAGTTCCAATCTCTCATGGCGCAGCTTCTTTGCCAATAGGTGCTCCCCCTCCAACTGCAATAATCTGCCAAATTGAATGAAATAGCTGTCTTAAAAAATGAAGCTTGTATTGTGAAGTCTCATCCTTCATCTGAGCTTTGATGGAATAAATCTTCGACCCTTTTTGCAAGAAGTACCAGACTAAGGACGAGCTAAGACCCACGATTATTAAACTTAGTCCTATCCGTGAGGAGGAAACTCCATCTGTCAAAAATCCACTATGATGCTCTGACTGACCAAAAGCTAGCCCCTCCACCATCTCTAAAAGATAATGGAGAAATATACCAGATAAACCCGAAACTATTCCTTGCAGAATTACTGCTATGAATAATCTAAAATTATAAGGGATTTCTCGAAAAATACTCCTCAATTCTATTAACATGATTACAATTCAGCAAGAATCGCTTTAAGCAAGCCTTTAAAGTCACCTTTAACACGTTCAGTCACTTCTACAACTTCCTCGTGGTTGAGTTCTTCTTGGAAACCAGCCGCAAAGTTAGTAATACATGAAATTCCCAGAACTTTCAAGCCTGAGTGGGCTGCCACAATAACTTCAGGAACCGTAGACATACCAACAGCATCTGCTCCCAGTGTCTTATAGGCACGAATTTCTGCAGGTGTTTCATAAGTTGGACCAGTTACACCGATATAGACACCTTCATCAAGCTTAATCCCGAGTTTCTTAGCCACTTCATGGGCAGTAGCACGGTATTCTGGAGTGTAGGCTTTAGACATATCAGGGAAACGGGGACCAAAGTCATCCAAGTTTTCACCCATCAATGGGTTTTGCCCCGTCATATTGATATGGTCTGAGATAGCCATCAAGGTACCAGGACCAAATCCAATACCTCCAGCTGCATTGGTTACAATGACACCTTCACATCCGAGAACTTTCATGACACGTACTGGGAAAGTCACCACTTCAAGAGGATTTCCCTCGTAAAAATGGAAACGACCTTGAAGAGCCAAGACCTTGCGACCTGCAAGTTCACCATAGACCAATTTCCCAGCGTGTCCGACTACTGTTGAGCGACCCCAGTTTGGGATATCTGCATAATCTACTACAACTGGATTTTCGATTTCTTCTGCCAATTCTCCAAGTCCTGATCCAAGGATTAGACCGAACTCAGGCGCTAGGATCCCCTTGTCTTTCAGGAAAGCAGCTGTTTCCTTGATTTTGTCTAAAAATGTCATTGTGTGTCTCCTTTATTATTTTTTAGCATTTGACCGATTTTGTCAAAAGTTTTAGCATTGCGAATGGTGATTTGGCGGTAGAAAGGCATCTTTAGCAAGTACTTGTGATAGGCAGTTGCATAGTAAGATTCTTCAGAAAATTTCCCCCAGAAAATCCCAAGTCTTCCAAAATGAACCACTTCATCTTCCAGTTCCAAACTGTCCACTTTCTCGATGACTTGATCCACATCCAAGCCCTCCGTGTAGAAGAGGACATCTTTTCGTGCCATGTCTTTTGTCCACCAATCTGGTAGATTGTCAAGCTCCGCCTCAAAGTCCTCTAGACCCAGTAAAGAAAAGCTCTGAATAAATGGATAATGGACTTCAAAGAAAGCCTCTAACTTTTCAACCAATTGGGCTTTGGGAACAGTCGAAGTAAAGAAAATGTTGCCACTGTTGATGTAGGTTTCAATCTTTTCCAGTCCCAACTCTGTCAATTCTTGACGAAGTTGCGCCATGACAACCCTATTTTTCCCTCCGACATTAATGCCCCGAACAAGTAAAGCATATCTCGTCATCTTATACCAATTTATCTAAGAAACTTTCCCCAATCATGGCAGTTTCAACACCAAAGTTATCCGCAACTGTCGCTGAGATATCTGCAAAATGTCCAACTGGAATCAAACCGTTTCCTTTAAAGGCAGGACTGTAAGCTAAAAGTGGAATATATTCACGAGTGTGGTCAGTTCCCGCATAAGTCGGGTCATTTCCATGGTCCGCAGTAATCAAGAGAAGGTCGTTCTCTCTCATGGCTGCGATAATTTCAGGCAAGCGTTCATCAAACTCATGCAAGCAATCACGGTAACCATGAGCATTGCGGCGGTGTCCATAAAGGGCATCAAAGTCCACCAAGTTTGTGAAAGAGAATCCTTTTTCAAACTCAGCAAGTCCCATGGTCTTCAATAATGTATCAATTCCGTGGCTGTTTGACTTGTTGTGGCCCATGTCATGGTTGATACCCGCACCGTTAAAGATATCGTTGATTTTACCAACAGCGTAAGTATCGATACCAGCCTCGTTCAATTTATCCAAAACAGTCGGTGCAAATGGAGATACAGCCAAGTCACGACGGTTAGCTGTACGAGTGAAGTTACCAGGCTCACCTACATACGGACGAGCAATGATACGGCCTAGAAGGGCAGGACGTTCAAGTGTAATTGAACGAGCGTATTCACAGATACGGTACAATTCATCCAAAGGAATAATGTCTTCGTGGGCAGCAATTTGCAAAACAGGGTCAGCTGAAGTATAGATAATCAACTCCCCAGTTTCCATCTGACGTGGTCCAAAATCGTCGATAACAGCTGTTCCTGAGTAAGGTTTGTTGGCTTCACGAATGACCTTGCGCCCTGAAAATTCTTCGATTTTTGTCAAGATTTCTTCTGGGAATCCGTTCCAGAAAGTATCAAAAGGCTCAGTAATATTGAGTCCCATGATTTCCCAGTGTCCAGTCATGGTATCCTTACCAAGTGATACTTCTTCCAATTTTGTTGCATAACCTATTGGGTTGCTTTCAGATGGTACAGTCTTCAGCGGTGTTTCACGAGGAATATTTCCTAGACCGATTTTAGCCATGTTTGGCACATTCAAACCAACTGTTTTGGAAATGTGTCCTAGTGTGTCAGAAGCTCCATCTGGAACCCCTGCATTGACAAAGTTATTGGCATCTGGTGCAGCTCCGATTCCAACAGAATCCAGTACCACCAAGTGAATACGATTAAATTTTGACATAGTCTGTCTCCTTTTATTTCCCTTTTGTTGAAGTTAAAATCTGAACGCCATTTCGTCCCGCTACGATGACCTTATCCACCATTTGGTTGAAAAAGCCATGCTCTACGACACCAACGACATGGTCCAATTCTTGTCCGAAAGCAATCGGATCTTCAATGACATCCAAGGCTAGGTCAATGATAAAGTTCTGCATATCGGTCACAAAACGTTGGCCATCTTTTTCACGAAAACTTGGTTTGTAGCCAGCTCGTTCAAACCGACGAAAGACCTGTTCTGCACCATACTGAACCACTTCTACTGGCAATTTAAAAGCACCTAGTTTCTCTACTAGTTTGCTTTCATCTACCACCCAAATGTATTCTTTTGAGGGCGTTGCCACAACCTTCTCCATCAGAAGGGCACCACCACCGCCTTTGATTCCGTTAAACTGGCTATCTACTTCATCCGCCCCGTCAACCGTCACATCGACAAAGTCCACTTGATCAATCGACTTGAGCGGGATGTTCAGACCCTCAGCCTGTTTACCAGTAACACTGGAAGTCGTCACTGCAGTAATCTGCAAACCTTCTTCCTTGATCCGACGACCAATTTCTTCTACGAAATAGTAGGCAGTAGAGCCAGTTCCCAGACCGACTACCATACCATCCTTGACAAACTCAGCAGCCTTGATACCTGCCATCTTTTTCAGATTCTCCACTTAAACACCTCCATTAAAGAGCTATTTTTATTATAACATGTATCCGTTTTTATTTCATGGATACACTTGAAAAACCCGAACATTTTTATTTCGGGTTTTGGTGTCCTATTTAACCATATCAGGATCGTAATCATAGAATCCTGTGTCGAGGAAACGGTTTTTAGGGTGTAACTTGCGCACTTCCTCATCTAACAAGAAGGCTTGGTCATGGCTGAAATTCCCCTCTTGGATCAAGTCACGCGCTTGAATAAAGAGTTTAGCAATTTCTACAAAATTCTGACCTGGGGTGTAAAGTCCCTCAAGTTTCCAGTGAGTAAAACCATGCTCCACCAATTCTGTCAATTTGGTCATCAAATCAAGGTCGTTATTTGCAAAGATATGAGTACCATGATTGTCTTCAAAGATGGAATAATGGCTTTCTGGGTCACTCGGTTCTGCCAAGAAGAGGTCACGTTTACGTGTCTTTTCATCATCGATGTGCGTGAAGTTATAGTAGTTTTGCAAGAGCGGACGCTTAGAATGGTGAATGACACTAGCTCCATAAACCAATACTTCAGCAGGAATTTCCAAAATCTCTGGCATCTTGAAGAGTTCAGCAGATGGAATTTCACGCGCCAAAACCGCCTCAGAAGCTCCTGCCTTTTGACCCCAAAAGTTAATCTGACGACTACTTGTCACCATGGTTGAAGCATCGTAGATGGTCTTGAAGGAATAGCCATCACGGTTGACCACGTAAAAGACACCTGCGTCCCCAACAGTAATATAGTCTGTCTTGATTTCTTCCAAGAAGTCTAGGAATGGCTTGATACGGTCCATCATATCTTGGTGCATGAGGGCATTAACCGCGACAATCAATTCCTTGCCTGCTTCATGAACCAACTTAGCGATGGTGCGTAAGTCTTCATGACTAAAGGTCGTTGGCAGACGAAGTCCAAAATCTTTCTCACCGACATAGATACGGTCTACGCCAACTTCGAGTAACTGTTCAACTTGTTCAATACTTTCAGCAGTTGCTGTAATGATAATCTTTTCCATAAGAAAAATTATACCATATTTCTCAAAAATCAGCTATGGTTACTGGGAGTTTCACAAAATGTTAAACATATCTCTATCTTTCCCAATCAAAAAAGTGAACAGTAACTTGTACTATTCACTCTATTTTATACATGTGTTTCTTCAACTAGGTGGCCATCGTTCATAACATAAATACGATCAACCTTATCAAGAAGACGAGTATCATGCGTAATCATAACAACTCCTCTACCTTGTTCATGGGCAATGGCGGCCAACATCTCCGTTACTTGGTAAGCACGCTCGGTGTCTAGACTGGCTGTCGGCTCATCTGCAAGAACGATGCTCGGATTGTTATAGAGCGCTCTGGCAATCGCCGCACGTTGACGTTCACCACCTGATAGAGCCTTGGGATACTGATCTTGTACCTTTTCCAAATCCAACAAGTCAAGTAACTCTTTTCGATCACTTTTACTATTTTTCCCCTTATCCAGTCTGTCAATCAAATCCAGCTGTTCCTTGACCGTTAGAAAAGGAATTAAGTTTGAAGCTTGTAGAATAAAGCCAAACTCTCTAAAACGGAGGTCTGTTTTCTCCTTCTCCGTCAAATTGCCTGTTTCTTTCCCCTTTACCAAAATCTTTCCACTCGATGCTTCCTGAAGTTGTCCAAGAGTTGTTAAAAAGGTCGTCTTTCCAGAGCCAGAAGGCCCAACGATAGCAACGAACTCTCCCGCATTTAGCTGAAAATTCGTTTCATGCAGGGCCACGACTTTCATCTTTCCTTCCCCATACGTTTTTGTCACTTGAGTCATTTCAATCAATGCTGTCATACTATTCTCCTTATCATTCTGCAATCGCAGTAATCGGGTCCACCTTTAGCAAGCGTGGAAGTGAAATGACACCACCTAGAAGGGCCATCAAGCAAATCACCAAGCTTAGGACAGAGTAGGCTATCCAACTTGGGTAGAAAAAGAAGGTAGCTGGTAAAACTAAAATCACTCCACCAATAGAAAGCAAGGCTAAAGCAATCCCCATACCAGCTAAGAGGAAGATTTGACAGAAAAGAGACCAAACAATGGTTTTGATCTGTATACCCTGAGCCCGCATTATTCCATATAGTCCTAGTTTTTGGATGGTAATGATATAAACAAAAATACCTACAATCAAGCCTGAGATGACAATCATAGCGAGAATCATCCCTGAAAATACATTAACCTGAGGGGTGTAACCAGGAATTTTTGATATCATTTTTGGGATGGAAATCTGTTTCAGTCCATCGCCGACCACTTCTATGTCATTTTTCAATACCAAGGCAGAGATGGAACGATTGGCTTTCAAGGTTCCTTGTAAGGTCCAATAAGTTGTCAGACTCGTAAAGACAACAGGCTCAGTGAAAAATTTATTTCCTTGAGTCAGGCCTACAATCTTGTAACTTGCCTCGCTTCCATTGAGCTGAATGGCATCACCTAGCTTCATCCCATAGTTCTCAAAAGACTGATCCACGACAACCTCATCATCTCCTTCAGGATAACGACCCTCCGTCAAACTAGGAGAGATAAAAGAATCCCAGTTTTGAGCAAAGATGGAAACGTTGATCTTTTCACTACCATCGACTAGATTGGTTACAGCGAACATATAGCCCAATGGAGCAGCCTCTTCAGAATTCTTATCCTTGTAGTCCTTTTCAGGAATAAAGGATGCCGTCAAATTATCATTTGCGTAGTCGGATAAAACGACACCTGTTGCTTGCCAATTATCAATAGCTGCTCGGTTGTTTCGCACAAGACCAAGAGC
Above is a window of Streptococcus oralis subsp. dentisani DNA encoding:
- a CDS encoding purine-nucleoside phosphorylase; the protein is MTFLDKIKETAAFLKDKGILAPEFGLILGSGLGELAEEIENPVVVDYADIPNWGRSTVVGHAGKLVYGELAGRKVLALQGRFHFYEGNPLEVVTFPVRVMKVLGCEGVIVTNAAGGIGFGPGTLMAISDHINMTGQNPLMGENLDDFGPRFPDMSKAYTPEYRATAHEVAKKLGIKLDEGVYIGVTGPTYETPAEIRAYKTLGADAVGMSTVPEVIVAAHSGLKVLGISCITNFAAGFQEELNHEEVVEVTERVKGDFKGLLKAILAEL
- a CDS encoding DUF1697 domain-containing protein, which produces MTRYALLVRGINVGGKNRVVMAQLRQELTELGLEKIETYINSGNIFFTSTVPKAQLVEKLEAFFEVHYPFIQSFSLLGLEDFEAELDNLPDWWTKDMARKDVLFYTEGLDVDQVIEKVDSLELEDEVVHFGRLGIFWGKFSEESYYATAYHKYLLKMPFYRQITIRNAKTFDKIGQMLKNNKGDTQ
- a CDS encoding phosphopentomutase, encoding MSKFNRIHLVVLDSVGIGAAPDANNFVNAGVPDGASDTLGHISKTVGLNVPNMAKIGLGNIPRETPLKTVPSESNPIGYATKLEEVSLGKDTMTGHWEIMGLNITEPFDTFWNGFPEEILTKIEEFSGRKVIREANKPYSGTAVIDDFGPRQMETGELIIYTSADPVLQIAAHEDIIPLDELYRICEYARSITLERPALLGRIIARPYVGEPGNFTRTANRRDLAVSPFAPTVLDKLNEAGIDTYAVGKINDIFNGAGINHDMGHNKSNSHGIDTLLKTMGLAEFEKGFSFTNLVDFDALYGHRRNAHGYRDCLHEFDERLPEIIAAMRENDLLLITADHGNDPTYAGTDHTREYIPLLAYSPAFKGNGLIPVGHFADISATVADNFGVETAMIGESFLDKLV
- the rpiA gene encoding ribose-5-phosphate isomerase RpiA encodes the protein MENLKKMAGIKAAEFVKDGMVVGLGTGSTAYYFVEEIGRRIKEEGLQITAVTTSSVTGKQAEGLNIPLKSIDQVDFVDVTVDGADEVDSQFNGIKGGGGALLMEKVVATPSKEYIWVVDESKLVEKLGAFKLPVEVVQYGAEQVFRRFERAGYKPSFREKDGQRFVTDMQNFIIDLALDVIEDPIAFGQELDHVVGVVEHGFFNQMVDKVIVAGRNGVQILTSTKGK
- a CDS encoding peptidase U32 family protein; this translates as MEKIIITATAESIEQVEQLLEVGVDRIYVGEKDFGLRLPTTFSHEDLRTIAKLVHEAGKELIVAVNALMHQDMMDRIKPFLDFLEEIKTDYITVGDAGVFYVVNRDGYSFKTIYDASTMVTSSRQINFWGQKAGASEAVLAREIPSAELFKMPEILEIPAEVLVYGASVIHHSKRPLLQNYYNFTHIDDEKTRKRDLFLAEPSDPESHYSIFEDNHGTHIFANNDLDLMTKLTELVEHGFTHWKLEGLYTPGQNFVEIAKLFIQARDLIQEGNFSHDQAFLLDEEVRKLHPKNRFLDTGFYDYDPDMVK
- a CDS encoding ABC transporter ATP-binding protein, whose product is MTALIEMTQVTKTYGEGKMKVVALHETNFQLNAGEFVAIVGPSGSGKTTFLTTLGQLQEASSGKILVKGKETGNLTEKEKTDLRFREFGFILQASNLIPFLTVKEQLDLIDRLDKGKNSKSDRKELLDLLDLEKVQDQYPKALSGGERQRAAIARALYNNPSIVLADEPTASLDTERAYQVTEMLAAIAHEQGRGVVMITHDTRLLDKVDRIYVMNDGHLVEETHV
- a CDS encoding ABC transporter permease, with the protein product MYLAIKEILRNKLRYSLILTTIFLIAFMVFFMTSLALGLVRNNRAAIDNWQATGVVLSDYANDNLTASFIPEKDYKDKNSEEAAPLGYMFAVTNLVDGSEKINVSIFAQNWDSFISPSLTEGRYPEGDDEVVVDQSFENYGMKLGDAIQLNGSEASYKIVGLTQGNKFFTEPVVFTSLTTYWTLQGTLKANRSISALVLKNDIEVVGDGLKQISIPKMISKIPGYTPQVNVFSGMILAMIVISGLIVGIFVYIITIQKLGLYGIMRAQGIQIKTIVWSLFCQIFLLAGMGIALALLSIGGVILVLPATFFFYPSWIAYSVLSLVICLMALLGGVISLPRLLKVDPITAIAE